Proteins encoded in a region of the Devosia sp. RR2S18 genome:
- a CDS encoding HAD family hydrolase, with protein sequence MIFRGVVPAADELAQVRYLFTDIDDTLTTEGRLLPQSYQALWDLHEAGIAIVPVTGGSAGWCEHIVRAWPVAAVIGESGAFKMRRVGGRVEVEFWEGEEVQAKRQRQHLQAITPLLGESFPVAHDQAFRLADVAIDIGGHSREAIDALAEAIRAQGGTVAISSIHINTWIGDYNKRAMSERLLGQWGVADSDVARSTAFVGDSRNDGPMFGFIRNSFGVGNILPILDDLLFKPQWIVNRPAGLGFADIATALLSAR encoded by the coding sequence ATGATCTTCCGTGGGGTCGTTCCGGCGGCCGATGAGCTGGCCCAGGTGCGGTATCTCTTCACCGACATCGACGACACCCTCACCACCGAGGGGCGGCTGCTGCCCCAGAGCTATCAGGCGCTGTGGGACCTGCATGAAGCCGGCATCGCCATCGTCCCGGTTACCGGTGGCTCTGCGGGTTGGTGCGAGCATATCGTGCGCGCCTGGCCGGTTGCAGCGGTAATCGGGGAGAGCGGCGCCTTTAAAATGCGCCGGGTCGGGGGGCGGGTCGAGGTGGAGTTCTGGGAAGGCGAGGAGGTCCAGGCCAAGCGCCAGCGCCAGCATCTTCAAGCCATCACGCCGCTCCTGGGCGAGAGCTTTCCCGTCGCGCACGATCAGGCCTTTCGTCTTGCCGACGTTGCCATCGATATTGGCGGGCACAGCCGGGAGGCGATCGACGCCCTGGCCGAGGCGATCCGTGCCCAAGGGGGAACCGTGGCCATCAGCTCGATCCACATCAACACCTGGATCGGCGACTACAATAAACGCGCTATGAGCGAGCGACTGCTGGGGCAGTGGGGCGTGGCGGACAGCGATGTGGCGCGTTCAACCGCCTTTGTCGGGGACAGCCGCAATGATGGTCCCATGTTCGGCTTTATCCGCAATTCCTTTGGGGTGGGAAATATCCTCCCCATCCTTGATGATCTGTTGTTCAAGCCGCAATGGATCGTCAACCGGCCGGCAGGCCTTGGTTTTGCCGACATTGCCACGGCCCTGCTGAGCGCTCGCTAA